TGGTATAGGGGAAGGTTTACTCAGCcagctcgtttccaggggttaataCTCGTTCCCAGGGGATGATCCAGGGTTAATTCCCGCTTGCTCGTTGTCTTGCTCGCTGTCCTGGGGTAGATTCTGGCTTCTCAGGGAGGCTGCTCAGCTCAACTTCCTTCTGCTCAGACCATCTTTCCTCCTCCTATTAAGCGCAGCGCAACCGGGTTATTGAAACCCCGCGGGGCTTGCTCCTGCGCTGCAGGCGTGCACGCACGCCTGTAGCCAAGTACACGTGGGCTGgtgcggtgatatgacgtcaccgtaCCAGCCCATGCGTCTCAGCGCTTGCTTCCAGGCAGGGGGATGCTTTGATCCTCCTGCCTGTGAAGTGATTTTGAATCTCCAGCGCCAGAGGTCCGCAGCATACAAAGGCAGGGAGCCCTTTGTTCCCCTGTCTTTGTAATGCTAAATACCTGCCGGAGATGTTATGAAAAGGCAGAGGATTGATTGATCCTCTGTCTTTTGAAGTGGCCGCAACTGGACATAACTGTCGAGTCATGTAGCAGCATCAGCTGAGGGAGCATCCGTGCTTTGGGGAAATATTACATGATAtaagtatatatacatacagtggatataaaaagtttacacacccctgttaaaatgtcaggtttctgtgatgtaaaaaaatgagacaaagataaatcatttcagaactttttccacctttaatgtgacctataaactgtaccattcaattgaaaaacaaactgaaatctttaagGTGGAGAGaaggaaaaatgtaaaaataaaataatatggttgcataagtgtgcacacccgtaAACTAATacattgttgaagcaccttttgattttattacagcactcagtctttttgggtatgagtctatccgcatggcacattttgacttggcttggcaagatttgcccactcttctttgcaaaaacactccaaatctgtcagattgcgagggaatctcctgtgcacagtcctcttcagatcacctcatagattttcaatcagattcaggtctgggctctggctgggccattccaataCTTTAATCTTCttttggtgaagccattcctttgttgatttggatgtatgctttgggtcgttgtcatgctgaaagatgaagttcctcttcatattcagctttctagcagaagtctgaaggttttgtgccaatattgactggtatttggaactgttcataattccctctagcttaactaaggccccagttccagctgaagaaaaacagccccaaagcatgatgctggcaccaccatgcttcactgtgggtatggtgttcttttggtgatgtgcagtgttgtttttgcaccaaacatatcttttggaattatggcgaaaaagttcaaccttggtttcatcagaccataacacattttcccacatgcttttgggagacttcagatgtgcttttgcaaaaatgtagcctggcttagatgtttttcttcgtaagaaaaggcttttgtcttgccactctatcccatagcccagacatatgaagaatacgggagattgttgtcacatgtaccacacagccagtacttgccagatattcctgcagctcctttaatgttgctgtaggcctcttggtagccttccagaccagttttcttctcatatttttataaattttggagggacgtccagttcttggtaatgtcactgttgtgccatatgttctccacttgatgaagactgtcttcactgtgttccatggtatatctaatgccttggaaattcttttgtacccttctcctggctgataccttttaataatgagatcccgctgatgctttggaagctgtctgtggaccatggcttttgctgtgggatgcgactaagaaaatttcaagaAAGACCAActggagcagctgaactttatttggggttaatcagaggcactttaaatgatggcaggtttatgctgactcctatttaacatgattttgaatgggattgcttaattctaaacacagctacatccccagttatatacttatgcaaccacattcatttagttttttttgttttcttctctccacctaaaagatttcattttttttatcaattgagtggtacagtttataggtcacattaaaggtggaaaaagttcagaaattatttatctttgtcatcacagaaacctgacattttaacaggggtgtgtagactttttttatCCACTTGTAGATAATTGgggcatatatatacagtacagaccaaaagtttggacacaccttttaattcaaagagttttctttattttcatgactatgaaaattgtagattcacactgaaggcatcagaactatgaattaacacatgtggaattatatacataacaaaaaagtgtgaaacaactgaaaatatgtcatattctaggttcttcaaagtagctgcCTTTtcatttgattactgctttgcacattcttggcattctcttgatgagcttcaagaggtagtcacctgaaatggttttcacttcacaggtgtgccctgtcaggtttatgtttacttcactttattattttcaaaaGGTGTCAAAGTCACTCAATAAACACATGAGCATTAAATGACACTATTACAATATAGTAATAAAGGATCACGCAGGATCCATATTGTcgatgccctgtcaggtttaataagtgggatttcttgccttataaatggggttgggaccatcattgtggagaagtcaggtggatacacagctgatagtcctactgaacagactgttagaatttgtattatggcaagaaaaaagcagctaagtaaagaaaaacaagtggccatcattactttaagaaatgaaggtcggtcagtccgaaaaattggaaaaactttgcaGTCACAAGTgaggtcacaaaaaccatcaagcgctacaaagaaactggctcacatgcggaccgccccaggaaaggaagaccaagagtcatctctgctgcggaggataagttcatccgagtcaccagcctcagaaatcgcaggttaacagcagctcagattagagaccaggtcaatgccacacagatgtcacaaccagacagctgagaagctctgacagaagcctttcagaacctcctccttgagttttctttgttttgaatttcagttcctcatctcgttagcctctctcagctgtcatgtagttggactgattgcatccctttaaattcctcctcataatgcattagtgtgcggcttatacaacttcctggagtgtgtgtacatgctgatcctatcttccagccttctacaagttaagtgctgtacatttatttgtgattttctgtttgctggatcccaggtgaccctgactccctccgtgtctggtgtagggagccggtggtcgtgtcccctcactattgtagggtgttcaggtggtatatagttgaggtacgtggatatgcgatcatccaccattgggattttcgcataggctgagcagaaagggagagagccaggtctgatgcaggggtctcccttttgttccttagttttggatccagtgagtcatatattcattttgcatggtcttATTTCCTGtataccttccgtgacattataagccgccaaaaccgtctcaagcatggatccggtttcacttttgactgaacgtttccagggtctttcattggaggtagctgatctccgtaagactctttctcagtttctagttaCTGGTTCAGtctgcgttcatggagtttgttctgagcctaagatctcgctcccggatacgttctccgggggtagtgagaattttgtgcgtttcagagaggcttgcaaactccattttcgccttcttccccattcctctggtgatgaggaacggagggtggggatcattatatcgctgctcaggggtaacgctcagtcgtgggccttttcgctgccggtgggggcacggcccctccgttcagtggatgatttctttttagccctgggtcagatatatgatgatccggatcgtgttgctttggctgattctagactacgtctgttatgccagggtaaacaatccgcagagatatactgctcagaatttcggagatgggcagctgatactggttggaatgatgctgcactccgaagtcaattttgccatggtctttcagagggattgaaagatgcatttgcctttcatgagaggcctatctccttggactgtgctatgtctcaggccgttcgtattgacaggcgtcttagagagagaggagagatctctccttcctgtcatactcagtctcaggacagtgcagcggtctcattctatgcgcaggggtctcagtcgctgtcagccccttctgagcaggagcccatgcagctggggttgattgcctctgacaatagaagattcagcccgcatgggaaggtttgtttttgttgtggaggtataaatcatttggcaaatgtttgtccctctaggagattcaggcagttttctgggagtaataaagaaacaaaaaggaaaaaaatcttttaaaaatgttccatctgttactattggcagggttgaggcggaaattgaaggttttccgtttgcttgtagttcccgttttgtcctgcctgccagggtggcgctagagagcaagaacattttttgtgagatttttgtagatagtggagcagctgtcaatctcattgataatcattttgcgataactcatggtttccaggtgtgcactttgggaaaggatattcctgtttttgctattgattccgctccactttctcagaaatcattaaagggcatagttcacaatattcattagggtccattcacacgtcctgatttttctataatccgattttctgtccgttttttgcggatccgttgttcctgaaaatgtttccgtatgtcatccgttttttgcggatccgcaaaaaacggatagaTGTCTAAAGTTGGAAGCAAATAAAgttatttggatttctttgaaaaaaagtgaaaaaaaagtggatAAAATGACAAGATATGATTACCTCAGGTGCCATTTTCTTTGGTTCATCGTGAGGTAAAGAGCTCTGTGTGGAAATTTTGCTGTATAGCCATTTTTCCGTGCATACTCTACTGCGATAAAATGCCGAAGGATATTTGTGGAGTTCTGTTCCATTGGGTCCTATTTCGGTTATTCGGACAACAACAACCAATGTTGGAAGaagaaccggagaggaggaggaggagacactgGATTCATCCCATTGTTGCGCAGAGAATTCAGAAGGGACAATTTCACACACTTTATAACGATCTGCGTCAAGACCCCTTCAAGTTTCACAATTTTTGCCGTATGTCCATGGCGTCATTTGATCACCTTTTGACGTCTCTCCACCCTGACCTTAACTTCAGGGACACAAGCATGCGGCGCAGCATCTCTGCCGAACAAAGGCTtattgtcacgttgaggtaagtttTTTTCGGTAATGTGaatattttgtgtattttaattttaattgaactaaaaccttttttttttttccacagattccttgcaactggaaATTCGTTTGCATCGCTGCACTTTGAATTTTTGCTAGGGATCTCAACTATCTCTGGGATTGTCTGCCATACGTGTAAAGTCATATGGCAGCGACTCAGAGATgcggtgatgcccacccccaaggcggAAGATTGGCTTCGTATCGCCGAGGGTTTTTTCCAAtccgcgcagtttccaaactgcattggggcactggacggaaagcacatccgtgtgaagaaaccgcctcactcagggtcccggtacttcaattacaaacaatatttttctgtagtgctgaTGGCCTTGGTTGACAGTAACTACAagtttgtaattgtggatatcggggcctacgggagcacttcagacagccgcatctttagtgtttccagaatgggtgaacggcttcgtgaaaaccagcttgccctgccagagccAAGAAGACTACCCGgatctgcaggtccgccggctccatttgtgatcGTGGCAGACGAAGGATTCGCATTGTCACATCACCTGATGCGGCCCTTCCCTAGACGCGATCTGGATGACAGGAAGCGTATCTTCAATTATCGATTGACTcgcgcccgtcggtatgtggagtgcgcttttggaatactgtccagtaagtggagagtattcatgtcatccatacagatgaatccggacaatgccaccctggtgatacaggcttgtgtagtgctgcacaacttcaccaggatacaTGATGCCTCCGCTGATGCTGATTTGGGTCAAAATGTGCCATCTTTAGTCAATTTTGATCTCAGTCGGACTGGAAGACCGGGAACGGCTGGGCTAGCTGTTCGGGATTTCTATGCCGACTTTTTCAGCAGTCCAGAGGGGGCATTACCGTGGCAATTGGAAGCCATCCGTGGAAGTCGTTGATTTCAGCTTGAATCTGGTTTCCAAATTAATTTCCAAATTTTCAATTTAttagtttagttagatccccAGTTGTTATAGTTTagtttagggactcgcaagataaagaGGACCCTTGATGTGGGCTTGCGAGCTGAGGTATTTAATATTTGACAAATGACTATCATTCTCTCAGAATTTGGTGATAGTGTTTTAatttttgaatctttttttttgctattaaatACCTTCAAATACCTCTAAATAACATTAGTGCAAAAATgatcaaaatgtttttttgaattgtgtttttgtaaccccattttttttttgttttcaagcaATAAAGATTTCAAAAAATTGTGTTTGCAGTGAATTTTTAGAACTATATGTTATGAACGTTAATTCATTAACCACTTGCCaccgcgctaacgccgaaaggcgtcattgcggcagctctcccaggctacgcttaCGCCAATAGGCGTCTTCTCGTGTgatccgagatttcctgtgaacgcgcgcacacaggcgcgcgcactcacaggaacggaaggtaagcgagttgatctccagcctgccagcggtgatcgttcgctggcaggctggagatgtgattttttttaacccctaaaggtatattagacgctgttttgataacagcgtctaatatacctgctacctggtcctctggtggtcccttttgtttggatcgaccaccagaggacacaggcagctcagtaaagtagcaccaaacactactacactacactacaccccccccccccgtcacttattaaccctttaggaaccactgatcagcccatatagactccgcatgtgttttgcggatccgatccatgtatccgtaaaaatcatctagtctgcaaaaaagtgtcacacatctggtatcgccgtactcaggagaagttgggcaatgtgttttggggtgtacggcgataccagatgtgtgtcacttttttgccgcctaggtgggcaaaggggcacacattccaaagagcacctttgggatttcactggccattttttacacatttagatTTAAAATtaataaccacacattaggggccctagaatgccagggcagtataacttacccacaagtgaccccattttggaaagaagacaccccaatgtatttcgtgatgggcatagtgagttcatgaaagttttaattttttgtcccaagttagtggaatatgagactttgtttgaaaaaaaaaaaaacatcattttccgctaacttgtgacaaaaattttaaagttctataaactcactatgcccaatcagcgaataccttggggtgtctactttctaaaatggggtcatttgtgagggttttctactgtctgggcactgtagaacctcaggaaacatgattggtgctcagaaaaaagaaaaaaaagaatagacTTTTTgaaatgataaatgccatttattttagaaaacaattttttttggaaaaaataaattaaagttcAAAAAGATCCCTTGTAAAAGGGCCAGGGTTGGAACTTGGGAGATGAGTTGCCTGTGAAGAACTGGGGTGTCCAGCCTCGAATTGATAACTCCCCAGGGATGAACTGTCTCCGTGATGGAATCGAGATGGGGGTGGATGCTGAGAAAACGTTGGAGCATATGGCCTCCAATTCAGCATTGCATCGCGGTCCCGCTCTAAATTGTGAACAGTTTGCATTGGTTCTTGTGGACCTGCAAATAGGTCCATCAACAGTGCCACAGCAGATAGACACCGAGCTTTTCGTTCCTcgggtattttttttagtaaggGCACTAAACTTTTTATCATAGTTTCGTCCGCACTCTCACCACGATTCTGGTTTAAATAGTCCATAACCCTTGCTTCAACAATGGCTCTAGTATCTAAACCAGAATCGTGGGGAGGGGGACCCCTACGTCTACCCGAGGAACGAGGCTGGGTGCTTATCTGCTGTGGCACTGTGCGATTTTCCGGGACATCCTCCCTGACTGGTTCTAATGGCGGAGTTTCATCCGTGGATGGAGGGGCCGATGGATTTTCTGGGGAAGCTGGGCCAGATGGTGCTTGGTCAGCCTCCAGAGCACTGCAGAGGTTATCAACggtcctgtaaaaaaaatttcagaagtattaataaaagttaattattcaagaaacaaaaaaaaaaaaaaaaaagattattatttgACAGACATGCAGATCTGGGAAACGTCAACCAGTTTCCGACCTA
The sequence above is a segment of the Bufo gargarizans isolate SCDJY-AF-19 chromosome 6, ASM1485885v1, whole genome shotgun sequence genome. Coding sequences within it:
- the LOC122939816 gene encoding uncharacterized protein LOC122939816; translation: METRPTVDNLCSALEADQAPSGPASPENPSAPPSTDETPPLEPVREDVPENRTVPQQISTQPRSSGRRRGPPPHDSGLDTRAIVEARVMDYLNQNRGESADETMIKSLVPLLKKIPEERKARCLSAVALLMDLFAGPQEPMQTVHNLERDRDAMLNWRPYAPTFSQHPPPSRFHHGDSSSLGSYQFEAGHPSSSQATHLPSSNPGPFTRDLFEL